From Hippoglossus hippoglossus isolate fHipHip1 chromosome 14, fHipHip1.pri, whole genome shotgun sequence:
TTGACACATTGACCATTAACATTCCAGGCACATACAGGGTTCACAGCAGTGCAGCTCCTGTACTTACCCAGGGAAGGGCACCAGCACTTCCTCCTGCCAGTCCTCCGTCTCCTCACTCTCACTGTCCCCCAGCGCGCTGTCTGAGCTCTCGTTGCGCGGTATCTCCCAGTCGTTGACAGGGACCACCTTACGTTTTTGGTCCTCTttactgttgctgttgctgtttctATCCTGCGGGACTGGGACTGACAACACGAGACCCTTGTCCTGCTCAGCAGAACAGCCCCTACAGCAGCAGTTGTCGGAGGAGTCTGTGGAACCACatctgcacctcctctggacATCCAACAAAGTGTCTCCTTTCCTGCTGGACCCCACCTCTTCCCCGTCCGAACTTAAACAGAGACCCAAATCCTGAGTTCTTACTCCACCCTGAAAAGTCTGAACTCCCAAGTCACCAGGTGGACGGACTCCCGAGGGGTCCAGCAAGTCTTTGTGCatgctgtccgtggtgctggCCTGCTGTCGTTTAGACACATCGTCTGTTGTCCTCGTCTCCACAGGGTTGTCCGAATACTCATCAAAATCATCTATACATGCTGGGCTCCACTGGGGCATCTTACTAGACACCCGCTGCAGGGCAGGAGCTGCCTTGGTCTGTTTGGTTTGGTCCTCTGATGCActggtgctgctggtctttgaatctgttcctctctgcagctgcagctgttgaTAACGTTGagcttgatgatgatgatgctgttgttgctgatgcatcagctgctgctggtgaagcAGAGGTTTGTCCTTGAGGTGtttcttgtgctttttaaaCTCATCCTCCACCTTCCTTCTGCGGCTCTCTGTGTCCGACTCAGGGGACATGGAGTCACCGATGAGGAAAGTGACTTTCGTCGCTGGCTCCTCTTCTGTTAGAGTCAAAGCCATGGGCCTTGTCTTGGTGTTTCCAGGTATCACTGGCACTGGCACCATGGGAGAGACGTTCTTATCCGGGGGCTTCTTCTCTAGTGGGATTCCCAAAGGTCGAGGAGTCAGCACTTTGGTGACAGGGTCCCCTGTGCCTGCATCCATCCCAGCCCCTGTCCCAGAGTTCTTACACTCTGTGATGGGAGTTGGGGACAGACATGATACACAGGTTGAGGGTATGGATGGGACAGTAAGTTTCAGTTCGCCCTTGGTCTCTGTTTCCAGCACACAGACCTGCTCCCTGGGTGAGGCTGAGCCAACGCACAGCACCGTCTCCAGTCGGGCCTCCGTGCCCAGCGGGCTGCTAGACTCCCTGGGCAGCTCCCCAGGCTCAGCTGCCTCTGTAGTCCTGATAACAGGAATTGTGTCCTGACTGTGTCCCGTCTGAAGCACACTGCTCCTGGACCCTTGACTCTCACTGCTGTCCTCCTCGTCTTccccatcctcttcatcctccttgGGTGCATCCTCTGTACCATGCACCACCTcagtgtctgtgtatgtgctgCTCTGGAGGCTGTTGTCTGAGGGGTAGCTACTgtcctctgtctcactctgatTGCCATGGGCCCCTTGGGACAAGTAGTCCCCGCTGGGTTTATGGACAGTAACAAGGACATAGTCCgactcctccacctctcctttCCTTAGGGAGGTGGTGATGAGGGAACCGGGCATGACGATGGCCTCATCCTCAGCACTGTCCAGCATGTGCGTCTCCAGCAGCTCAGAGCAGCGGATGAAGTATGTGAGGACATAGAGGAGTCTCTGGACCATATCCTGTCGTCTGCCAACCACCACCGTCCTTGACAGGCGTACTGGTGACCCAATGGCCCCGTACAGGTCCCCTACACACAGTGACGGAAAGAAAAAGGAATCATGAGCATAACTGATCAGGTCTTCAGATGCTTTTAGCCCTtaaaaaaagtgcaaaagtTTGGTTATTATCTACAAAATCAGGACATAAATCTAAGATATAATATGTTTGTGTcttaagttgtgtgtgtttggtatcTCCATTGCATGAGAATGATGATGATCTACGCTGCATATAAAGATATGACAAGGGGAAAAAGTATgcaaattatacatttattccTTCCTGGAATGATAAAGCTATATTTAAACAATGAacagtttaaaatacacaaattgccttttaaaaatgttcttgcCAGGACATTTTCTGACCTCTTCTTAACCTCAGTTTGTTTAATAATATGACCAATCAAGTTCTGCAATTCTTTGCTTTAAACACTAGGTGTCAGCATCAAACCACTTTCTTAATGCTTTGCCATGTCATTTGAGGTGAAAGCGTGGACTCCTCAACAAACTCTGTTACACATATGAATTTATGGAATAAACCTAACCTGAAAAATCAACTGCAGTTATTCACACATCATCACTGCATTTGCTGAAAATATACCCATAGATTTTCACGAATGCAACCTGCTTCAGTGCAACACTACATGTTTCCACTTCTTATTAACAAAGTAATTTTATCATCATAgacgggaaaaaaaacattaaatcgAAATCCGATTTTTACACTGTTGTGACATGTTGATTAGACGCTGCAGGCTATTGCACCTGAAATCCACACTTCCATGtgaaagtgtgaagtgaaaagCTACAACATAGTGGATTTAAACTGCAGACTGCAGGAACTGAATTACACACATCATgactgaaacaaaatgaaaacttaaTAGAGTTGCATGAGGAGATGATAGTCCAGTCCTAACTTGTCTTCATGCTGTAATGATTAACAACATTTATGATGGCAGGTTAGAATCTGTTCAAGCTTGAGCCAAGACGATCCAACACAGGTGTTATATTCTACTTCCCCTCCAGCCTCGTGctttgacagaaaacaaaggCTCATTcatctcactctgtgtgtgtgtgtgtgtgttactgtgtgtgtttgactctcACCTAGCTGTGCCCAGAGTGGGTTGTAGGGGTGTGTCTTTGCGAGCATGTCCACGCTCTGGGAGGAGTGTTTCTCGAGGAAGATCTTGATTGGAGGCTGCCCATTGGGCATGACGGTGGGGACCCAGGCCAGATGATTAGTCAGGATGGACGTCAATAAGGCGGGGAGGAATCTGGAACGTCAAACACAAGTTGGTCAGCAAAACTCCAAGAGTCCTGAAATGTAGTCTCTGGGTGGATGCAATCAATCAGATGACTTGGCTTCTCAGTTTCACCCCGTGACTTTGTTTCATTAGGTCAGATGTTCTCTTAATACGGGGGAAAACATGGGTCAGTCTTTTTCTCGCTAAACTGGATACCACATAGCAACACACAAGTACAAAGACTTGTGCTCACTTCTCTTTCCTGACCACAAGTGTCTACTTCCCTTCCTGTCTCATGACTCAACACCATCGTGGCACTCAAGTTCAATCAGTTGCAAGGGCACAGTTGTGGCTGCTGCCGAAATCAAAACCATTGGTCATGGGAATACAGATGGGATGGCTCAGAAAAGAAACAGTGTGACTGGGTAACATCAGCAGCTCCCTGAGAGACTTGATACTACATTCAAGAGCCGGCAGCTTAGTTACGTGTTAGTCATCATGACCGATCGTGGAAGAAACTATTACTTCAGCTAAGAAGTgatgctgacagacaaacaccaCTTGTTGCCTGGGAGacacagtttttattattggtCAACACAACGAGAATGAGAATATGTCTGTAGAGATTCACATTCAGCCATATAgtatatgttttaaataataaaataatttaaaaacgATCATTCTTCTCAATCCTTCtatgttatttcttttctttttcaaaaagTGTAGCTAAGATTATGATTTCTTCTTAGTCTCTGTAGTACAAATTTTGTGTTGGTCAAATTTCACTTTCCAGACTCTCAATCCAAGCTGCATGAATgaggactgaatgaatgaaaaatgaagagTTTTAAGTGCTAAGTGTTCTAAAAAATTCAAGACATAACTTTTGGTTCTGGGAACCTGTCATGGACATAAATGTCAGTAATTGGTAATACAGAATTGTCAACCCTGGTATAGTATTTTTTAATGCATGAAAGCTAAAGAAACCACAACATTCAAATATTGGTATTTACTGCGTTCCTTTAAGATCATCCTGATGCAACAATTCAGTTCAGTGTAATGAATGCTACTTAAATCAACTGCACTCGATATTGGTGCCATGTTCAATAAATGCCTTGCTACCAATTCATATATTTACAGCAGTGGTTTGAAATGGTTTTGTAACAGCAACAATAAGAATGTAGAGACTGGCAGGGATCTTCTCATTCACAGCTCCCTCTGAGAGAGACAAATAAACGCAAAGAGGGGGGAAgcattcacagtgtgtgtgtatgtgtgtgtgagagagatagagtgtgtttttaactggtgtatgtgagagagaaaatgaattgtgtgtgagagtctgcATGTGTCTCTTTGTTCATGAGCTTGTTCAGGAAGTACAAGCCAACAAAAGAAGTGGAAAGACTCTGCATGTGTAACATTTCTTTATGTCTGAATGCTAATGTGCATGTCTTTCCCTCTTTATATCTGTGAGCTTGCATGGTTCCTGCCTGAATTCTTTCTGGATTTTGGCTTTCAGAAGATCAAAATAGCTCATTTCCTAGAGTTCTGGGTTTGTTGTGTCAATGTAACTGCTGACAACTAGTATTCAATACAACAGACATGTTTGAAGATGCATTTTCATCTAATTTCCTTCCTAGTCTGAGACAAAATCTCTTAAAGTGGTGTGACATTCAGAAGTTCGGTGACAGACCAGGTGTGAGAACAAGTGGACACTCAACTGGTTCTTGGAGGCCTGCTCCATCAGCAGGGAGAGCTCCCTCATGAACTGACTGCAGAGCTGGTTCTTCTCCGATGCCCCAGACATCATGGTCAACCAGACAGGCTCAGCCACCCGAGGCATGGTGTAAAGGTCGCAGATGGTCATCCTGGAGACGAGGTACGGCGAGGGAGGGTGGGATGAAAGACGCAGAGGGCGTGTGGAGAGTGAACgaaagggaaggaggggaagagagagaaaacagacagagatggaaCAGACACGTTATTGTCTCTCGGGGGTAAACAAAAGAGATCTCAGTTCACAGAGCGTTGCTGTCTGCACTGAGGCCATGGGAGAccctgggtgtgtgtgcgtgtgtgtaagagtCCGTCAAACTtgtgcacgctcacacacaacCTCTGCTCTGGCTCTGtgctgcaagtgtgtgtttgagtgtaacTATCTGTATGTGGCTCGGCTTGGGCATTTGTTCATTGAGAAGGAGTGGAGTTTCCATGGAACGTGGGGTGTGTTGGTGAGCATGTCTCGGCCAGGGGCCAGGCTTTGACACAGGGGCAGAGGGGAATCTCTGCAGCCTGAGGAATGTCAAGAATCAGGCGTTTCTTAGTCAGAGCTGTAATATGGATGGCAGCTGCTGGACTCTGTCTTCAAATATGCAAAACGAGGATGTGGCATTTTATCTGTTTACCCTTAATCCCTtgcaaacacaacataaacaacagCAATCTTctacaaacacataaaacacaacagcataGCCAGTCTAACTTTAAAGGAGCTCAACAGAATGGAGTTAATGTCATTTGAAACTCAATGCACATAAACCACGTCTCCTACCCTCTTTACATTTCATTGTCAGCAGACAAACCACCTAATAACGCTTCATTCATTCCTGTGTTATAAACAAGTCGACTTATCCGTGGCCTTTTTAAGCCCCACTTGACCCCACTGTGTCTGCTGTGGATTCATCTATTGAAAAAGCCCCCAGTGGGTAGATGTGTGAGAACGAGCCAGCGCTACATGAGAGAGAGATCTGCCCTCGGCttctttgcagcagcagcagctgtttagGTGAACTTTTAAGAGCGCgcttgtgttttaaattacCTCACGATGGAGGGCACCAATCCAAGAATTTCTGACCTCATCAACGGCTTTTGGCTTGGCAATGGGCTGTGTTTTCAGTAGCTAATGTACACACGGCACCGTTATGGTCACTGAAAGAGCCTGGATCCAGTCTCAATTTGTTTGCATGAGTTGatatattaacacattttagCAAGTCAATTAGTCAATTAATGTGTTTTACAACCTCTTTGTCATAATTTGAATGTATAGTATAAAACCTAAAATATACAATACACTTAATTTTAAGATGCTTTTGAGTCTTTTTTGCTTAAGTTCATTTTAAGGGATAACCTTAAATACAATGTTGGGTAGGAAAACTGCATTAAAAACTCACCGTTTCTAATGGCTGCCATTTGGTGCATTCTTTTCATCCAGAGTGCacctttttatgtatttatggtAAATGGGATCTACAGAACCCTGGTGTGTTGAGTGTTCTACTTGGCTCAGGACAACTGCCTGTTCCCTAACATAACCCTAGTATAGGCTGGTGTGACCTTTATGTGTGCATGCCCCTGCTAACTGTGCAGATTATCTTTGGCagcatgcgtgcgtgcgtgttacCTTGCCCTCCCACTACGTCAAAGCATTAAGCGAAAGACATTTCTTCCAGTTTCCTTCAGTAATGTTCCATGAAGTCAATGCCTCTTAATGGCAAAGGTGGCTACGCTTATATTTAGCTGCCATCTGAAGGTgagatttgtattttgtttgtccCGTGCAATAGTGTTCATCCTGCTGGCACTCATATATTATTTACTATTCTGGTGCTCGTGGCCGCTGCCCGAGGTAGATAGGGTTGCCACGCAGGAGGCTTGGGTTTCTGTGGCCGACTGCCGACAGGCATATGACTGCAGTAATGAGGGGACCTCAGACGGGAAACTGCCTACCAGTGTGTGATTGACAAGGGAAAGTAGTGGTGGAGACAGgcatgtatgcacacacacattaaataagTTTGTACTGACAAGCATGgctcacacatatacacacacatgcacgctaTTCTGCAACCTCATCAGTTGAAAtttatgatttcatttttccatGTCATCGCATATTAACCTTAGATCATTCGGAGAACTTGTGTTTCTAGAAAGCCTAAATAAAGCATCCTCTAAAAGCAGCATTATGAAGAGTTGAGTTTAGGTAGTTTCTAAAACACTGATCAATAAGCTTCCCTGAAGACAACCAAGGCCCTGAAGCAAGACTCCTCTTCAGCATGCTGGGAGGAGTTACAATGCAACAAATGGTTTGCACAAGACAGGTGGGGAAAAGAATGTTCCTCTTCTCTCTATATTTCTACATCTCTTACTTGGCTCAATGTGCATCTTATTGATCATTTTTCAAACTTACTCAATTTTGTACCTATACTCTCAAACATACACCATACATAAAAATGAACACATACTCAGTAATTATTCATGACTGCCACACCTCAGCCCACTGCATCAGTAACTGGAGCAGAATCTCCTCGCCTGTTACCTTCACGTATCATAGATTCACCTTGATACACTAACTGCTGTTGACAGTCATGACGTCTTTTCTAAAAGTTCTTTGTCATTCTCCTTTGATGATATCAGCAACATTAAGCTGACAAGAACCATTTGATTCTGATGGTTAAATAAAACGATATATGTTATTTTGGGGATACATCAACCTAAAATGTTGCtgtcaaagtgaaaataaaaaatgtgatgttaaaaatgttttttcttgtaaaCCACGTTAATAGATGAGATTCTTCTTTTGTCTgccagcaacagcagcaggtcaATCTCAGATGTAACCAGCAAAAACACAGTTTACTGGCTGCTTGATAGTCGGGCCACCCGCTTGCTTAAGAAAGTACGGTTGTAATGAAAGGCAGATCTCAAGTCATTAAAGGTGCCCAAATGTTAGAGCCATTTCATGAGTAACACAGGATAAGTATAAGCACCTGCTGACCTACTTTTCAGGAACATTAAGATTATGCTAACAAGAACAAGACCCTGGATACAAATTTAATGTTTAGATAAGGGTATTTTTCAAATGAGGAGAAATTAAAGTAAACTGTTTTGAGGACAGAACACTAGATGTGTCTTCACTCTGTAGTGTGTGAGCATAACGCCTATTTTTAACTCCCATCTTACCCAGTGCAGCGGCTACTTGTCTGATGGACAGGGCAACATGATACAGGTCCTttacctgcctgtttgttttatcacaCCAGCCTTTCCAGCATCttatctctccctccatcaaGAAACAAAATCCTGTCCACCACGCAGTTTACCCGTGTCGCATTATGTGCAGTGACGACTGATAGACACAATGAATGATGCACGTTGCACAGCTATGCTCGTGTCAGGTTACATAGAGCAGAGATACACCAGACACGTCTTCTAAGTGTAGCGTCTGTTTCCTGGGAATAGATGTTAAATGTCACATATTTTCCAGAGTCGCTCAGTGATGTGGAGACATTGCTATGGATGTAGTTAGAGTGTTTGGTTCCAGTCAACAGAAACTGAATGGAACTTAGATGTTTGCTCTGGTGAACTGCCAGTGAGATTTTGTTGGTAAACGTGCAGTGAAGCTCCTGCCTTAAATagactgtgagtgagtgtgtttttggCCCATATCAAAATCCTTGGGTTTTATGTGCAGGATAATCTCGTTTctacatttacaaataaaactgctCCAAAGTTTACAGTGTTGTATGGTGaaaagattaattaattaagatTAGTGTCTGTGTCACAGTGAGTCAAAAAGAGTTGTTGCCCAACCTGAAATCGTTGAGTCCGTCCATCATTCGGCTGTAAGCCAAGGCCCTCTGGCTGGCATCAGCTGACCGGCGACTCATCTTCATGGCCTTCAGAGTGACATAGCACACACACGCTTTGAGCTATTTGGCACTGAAGCCCACAAACAAAGTTGCAGGAAAGGTGGAGCAAGGAATTTGTAAAAGGGGGATGACAAGGAGGGGGGGCACAAAAAAGCTCTGACAGTGCCAACAACAGGCACCAGTGTTCAGAGCCATAGATATATGTGGTATGACCATTAACGAGTCAATCTGACAGCATCTCGGCTCATTACAAAGGGAAGGACAGGGTGTAAAGTTGGCATTTGGCTTCTATTCATATCTCCCTGCTAAGTAGGTTTCTTTGACAGGTTTAGTTACACAAACATTGGACACATTGAAACAATGATTTTGtagtaaatttaaaaaatgaataaccacatcaggaaaagaaacacaaaaagggAAATCATGAAGAAATTCCGCTCTAATAATTGCAGTTCTACACTTTAATTCACCTGTTCGATTGCGCTCTTCAGTTTGTTCATGTGGCTTTCAAACAGAGGGAAgtgggagaaaaagaaatcctggaagCGGTTGTTCTCCTCGAGATTGGGGGACAGCGTAAAGATGACTCCGATGGcgatcttcttcttcctggCTACGCCGAGGCTCGGTCCCCCGCTTTCATCAGACATGTTGAAGCTCTCCTCCACCGACCTGTCCAGGACACGGGGTTAATTTTAGAGCAGAGACCAATAGGATTCTGACAAGACAGATTCTAGAGGCCGCGACATGTTGGTAACTTCCATGCATTGACTTCACATAGAAACCTAAATCCTTGTAGTTTTTCTAGAACAAACCGATTTCATATCAAGTTATATCTATGCTCCCAGATTGCCTCACATCAAAAATTGTAAGAATACTGTTTAGGATCTCCTTTTCTAAGCCTGAAAGATTAAAGCACTCTAACGCATTTATAGTGACAGGCCAACACAATATCCTGTgcaaagttgtgtgtgtgtgtgtgtgtgtgcgcgcgcgctcTCACACTCGCTCGCGCTCTCACACtcgctcttgtacagctattTTTATGAGGGCCAGTTTGACcctacaacctacggagtgaggacattttgggaaagtgaggaccttttggccggtcctcactttgtgacccccctttaatggactgtttgggggttaagacttggttttagggttagggttagaattaggtttaggttaggttaagggttagggtaggcatttagtttggatggttagggttagggtaaggtgctagggaatgcattatgccaatgaatgtcctcactaagatagaagtacgTGTCTGACCCGTTATTAGCACATAACAGCAGTGTATGTCACTTTCCGAGCTGCCTGCTAGATTCTGAGAACGTCCTAAGAGAACAAACTACAAATACCTGATGAAGCTGATTAATGTTTGTGTAGAGTTTCTGAGAGTGTTTGAGAAGGTGCTAAGAAGATCAtatgtgagtgtgcgtgtgggtTAGAGTTGTATCTAATGATCGGTCAGttgactgaaatgaaatgtatcaGATAACTATTTCGTCACCTAACCcttaaagtaataaatacaaaaaataactgTTCTAGTTGTTAGGATTttttgaagaaagaaagaaagaaagaaagaaagagcgaTCCCTCTGTAATAAaccatgtttcttttttatttgtgtttaggTTAATCTAGGTAAACACTGTTTTTGCACGGTTTTGTTGTGCACGTATGCTTGTATTTGTCTCACCATCGGGGAAAAACACCATTCTCCAGACTGGTGGTTTGGCTGCGGAGCCATCGGCGCTGGTAGCTGGACGCACAGCTGCTGGTCAGAGAGGAGCCAGGAGACGGGAAGGGGGTGATCAACAGGCTGCTCAGAGAAGCTAAAGAGacggagaagagaaagaagtaaataaaaaaaacaagaatgcGAAAACAAGTTAAGTGTTTAGGGTTATTCATTCTGAAtgacacacacccacccagATGTAGCTCCTAATTACTGGAGCTTTAATATCAGCTAGTGtgtcacacagtcacatgctGCAGTTATTGGACAAGCTGGCTTTACACCAACCTGGCATGGtaatgacaaaacacacacacacacacacacacacacacacacacacacacacacacacacacacacacacacacacacacacacacacacacacacacacacacacacacacacacacacacacacacacacacacacacaccattaagACAgaatgtgtccttgtgtgtgtacgaggagtatgtgtgtatgtgtgaagaGATAACGTCCTGAGGGCGAgtgtatgtgtacgtgtgtgtgaaaaaaacaaaaactgtgctAACAAGTTGAAGACGTAGCGAGAGGACTGTAgtaagaggagaaggagggaggcgGGAAGGGAGGCGTGTTACAGGGGGACatgtgcgtacgtgtgtgtatCAGAGATAAATAAAGAGCTCTCCAGCCCAAccgcagagagggaggagatgagaggacgAGGCTTGAATTAGAAGCTCGTTTAAAACAGGTTTTCTGAAGCCACTATATTTAACTCTCTGCATGTGACCTGGGATAGATCAGAAAACATAATTCCGCTCGTGACGGTGGTGGTGTTTGTGGAGCAGGGGAaagtgagcagagcagaggttAAGGGTTCAGTTTCCATTGCACAAGGTATTCTGGACCATACAGGCAGTGTAAACACACCCACTGTCTTTCACCCCTGCAtccccttctttctctctggtttTTGGTTTAAATACTTTAGAATTGCAGGATTGACAGTCGAGAGGAAATCTTTTTCTCCGTCTTCTCTCATCCCTcacctttctccctcttttttccaTACACATCCCAATGAGTCATGACTGAGTGTCCACCTGTGGGTCCTTTATAATGAATGgaaaactgagttcatgtgcaTCTGCCTCTTGCATACCACATTAGGGAAGTCGCTACCGGTTAAAGTAACCAGTGTTGTGCAACTCTCCACACTCGTGACCTTAAGCAGTGACGTTTAAGCACAAACTTTCTCAAGTGCAAGAGTTCAATAGTTTCCTGGCGCACACTTGATCTTCTCTACAGGAATAAATGTAAACCCCATTCAATGCTCGACAGGACGACAGAGAGCTGTGTGTAGGTCAATCCAGGCTTTGGCTCCTAGTCTAATTAACCTACCTGACCGGGCGATGCCGCTGTCCCTCTCGTCGTACAGCCCTCGGCCAGGCATGTCCATGGGGTGACTGTGGcctagagggagagagagagagagagagagagagagagagagagagagagagagagagagagagagatgtttggTGATGGGAAGGTAGGAAATTGAACaaggaggaaatgagagggatgaaaagaagagacaaaaaaaaaaaaactgtgagaaACAGACCAATGTGATCAGCACAATGGAGCACGCGACATTCTGAGGatgctcttatcaccacaagcacaaacaaatacagaggCTAAGTCTACAGCCATACTAACGcgtttttggttttaaaacagcgtttaaaactaaaaacaatctATTTCCACACAAGCTATCGTGTATcgtgccggtgtaaacaggaatcAGACCGTCTACGCTGGAGTTGGTTGCTTACTTGCAGAAAATACACTGAACGAGAAACAGCATTGgggaaaagtaagagcagggattttattttttggggaatGATGATGAAGTGGAGCAGTGTTTACCACACATCACTGGTAGTCAAGTcatgactgatgagaaccaggTCCAATCAGGAAGCGAGTGCCCGTCAATACTAAACCGCGGCCCAGGAGTTCTCAAACTAAAGCACGGCCAGCAGCGATTGCAAAATTAAAATTTTTAGGCGATcgaaaaactccagagtagcATTGACAGCAGAAATAAACAGAGATGTGGCCACTGACAACTTCATCATGTGTGACTGCTTATTAAGTACATATTGCAGCACGAAAAATTTAATTCCCACGGATGACAGCCTATTCTAAATAATTGTAACACTATTTGACTATGAATCACACAACTCCTATGTGAGGTCCACACATAAAGATGTTGGACGAGATTCTACATGGAAATGACTGTTGCTGACTAATTCTCATGCTGTTGGTGCACCCTTTGTTTAGTCAGACCAAAACACAGGAAGTGTCACAAATAGAAAGATAATGCAAAACCCACTACTGTTGTAATCTGCTGTTGCTCAGTTTCTACAGCAACTGCTGTAATGCAACTTTCTACAACAAGCACTACAGTATAGATGTCACTGGGTCTGTTTCCTTATTCTCAAATGTCCTTCTCATCAACTCTTTGGGCTAAGCAGAGATGTGAAAACCACAAATGCAGCATTTGAATGTGCAGTCAACATGAGTTTTTTTTTGGCAAAgctgtcagagtgtgtgtctgtgtgtgtgtacactcctATTGCACACTTTGCTATACCAAAATTACATAACTAAGAGAACAACATGCCATGCCAAACTATGGTTGTGCTAAAATGAATAGTGCGTAGGCGGTGTGGGGAAGAGGATCTTTCTATAAAAGCACCAATTCACTAGAGTGAGGGCAGAGGGTGTACCCCagtgacagggagagaggaatAAACACTGAATACTTGTAATTTTTTTGAAGTTATTCTACTCTACTCAAAAATGCTATTTTAGAGTGTAATTGAAAGAACAGTATTTGTTTTCAAGACTTAATCTAGCTATGTGGTCTGTCTAGAAAATGCACACAGTGGAAAAAACTGAATCATTGCTACTTCATGTTGCTCGAAAACACCAAaccaatttgtttttttaatcactggGGGAAAATTCAGTTGATTTCTTTACAGCAATGATGCGTGGGCAAGGTTTGAAATAATATTGTTTGCAAAAGCAATGCAGTAAGTGTTCAATTAttagtttgaaaacaaatgcaaatcgTGTTCTGTAAAAAACAGGTACCTCTATTTTAAGCCTGTTTCACAGTCACTGGCAGAGACAGATGCAGGCTACCTTACCGTACACATTTTAGAAATATTACTGAATATAACTGGAATAGAATTGGTTTATAGAAAATAGAGTAGTAAGTATTAAGTAACTACTGCCGAGGC
This genomic window contains:
- the fnip1 gene encoding folliculin-interacting protein 1 isoform X3, yielding MPPTLFQKLFNKRNAFSSPPPRCSKEDPAFSWPLPQLEPSQIRLIVYQDCERRGRNVLFDSNAKKRSTEETPITTTEAQVKMFGKCCQLRPTGGSSSSLDSSSSCTSETKDTKEQGLRFQGSRCSSDVVMLGEMMFGSVAMSYKGSTLKIHQIRSPPQLMLSKVFTARTGGSVYGSLNTLQDSLEFIGQDGNTLRPDQNTGPNSLLGNIGHSHPMDMPGRGLYDERDSGIARSASLSSLLITPFPSPGSSLTSSCASSYQRRWLRSQTTSLENGVFPRWSVEESFNMSDESGGPSLGVARKKKIAIGVIFTLSPNLEENNRFQDFFFSHFPLFESHMNKLKSAIEQAMKMSRRSADASQRALAYSRMMDGLNDFRMTICDLYTMPRVAEPVWLTMMSGASEKNQLCSQFMRELSLLMEQASKNQFLPALLTSILTNHLAWVPTVMPNGQPPIKIFLEKHSSQSVDMLAKTHPYNPLWAQLGDLYGAIGSPVRLSRTVVVGRRQDMVQRLLYVLTYFIRCSELLETHMLDSAEDEAIVMPGSLITTSLRKGEVEESDYVLVTVHKPSGDYLSQGAHGNQSETEDSSYPSDNSLQSSTYTDTEVVHGTEDAPKEDEEDGEDEEDSSESQGSRSSVLQTGHSQDTIPVIRTTEAAEPGELPRESSSPLGTEARLETVLCVGSASPREQVCVLETETKGELKLTVPSIPSTCVSCLSPTPITECKNSGTGAGMDAGTGDPVTKVLTPRPLGIPLEKKPPDKNVSPMVPVPVIPGNTKTRPMALTLTEEEPATKVTFLIGDSMSPESDTESRRRKVEDEFKKHKKHLKDKPLLHQQQLMHQQQQHHHHQAQRYQQLQLQRGTDSKTSSTSASEDQTKQTKAAPALQRVSSKMPQWSPACIDDFDEYSDNPVETRTTDDVSKRQQASTTDSMHKDLLDPSGVRPPGDLGVQTFQGGVRTQDLGLCLSSDGEEVGSSRKGDTLLDVQRRCRCGSTDSSDNCCCRGCSAEQDKGLVLSVPVPQDRNSNSNSKEDQKRKVVPVNDWEIPRNESSDSALGDSESEETEDWQEEVLVPFPGSKLVENFSKPSIANFGRSLFGGYCPTYVPDFVLHGLPSDEKLRQCLMAELTHAVQHPVLDEPIAEAVCIIADTDKWTVQVASSQRRATDANKLGKEVLVSSLVSSLLQSTHQLYKLNVSPNFCIMHLEDRLQEIYFKSRMLAEYLKGQTRVHVKELGMVLGIESSDLPLLAAVASTHSPYVAQILL